In Actinoplanes sp. NBC_00393, a single genomic region encodes these proteins:
- a CDS encoding ROK family transcriptional regulator, with translation MTTTGADLPRLRELNSLSIVRALRNHPPSTVTELSRRTGLSRPAVDVIAQGLVTDGWASVLEPGASSAVGRPARRYQFRAGAGHVLGVDVGAHKILALLADLDGNIVQSVRHAVDAEAGPAERLAKLDEVVNACLSGAGKTPPDIWAITVAVTGAVDSTGRTSFFTPLPGWKSVDLTAHLGARFACPIVVENDCKMAALAERWKGAASDADDIVYLLAGMRNGAGLIIDGVLRRGYGGAAGEIGALKNVRWLNAPEHLQKCPGVPDTVSPDDAAAWVFNAAREGHKAARTAVNRYVKDLAIGAAALVLTLDPQVVIFGGGFSRSADLVLDPLRRELERLCLRMPEVRASTLGADSVALGALKLSLNDVEQRLFSANLSAPVAPRR, from the coding sequence GTGACCACCACCGGAGCGGACCTGCCGCGGCTGCGCGAGCTCAACTCGCTGAGCATCGTTCGCGCGCTCCGCAACCATCCGCCCTCCACGGTGACCGAGCTGTCCCGGCGTACCGGCCTGTCCCGGCCCGCCGTCGACGTCATCGCGCAGGGGCTGGTCACCGACGGCTGGGCGAGCGTGCTGGAGCCCGGGGCGAGCAGCGCCGTCGGGCGCCCGGCACGCCGCTACCAGTTCCGCGCCGGCGCCGGGCACGTGCTCGGCGTCGACGTGGGCGCACACAAGATCCTGGCCCTGCTCGCCGACCTCGACGGCAACATCGTGCAGTCCGTCCGGCACGCGGTCGACGCCGAAGCCGGCCCGGCCGAGCGGCTCGCCAAGCTCGACGAGGTGGTCAACGCCTGCCTGAGCGGGGCGGGCAAGACGCCGCCGGACATCTGGGCGATCACCGTGGCGGTCACCGGCGCCGTCGACTCGACCGGCCGGACCAGCTTCTTCACCCCGCTGCCCGGCTGGAAGAGCGTCGACCTGACCGCGCACCTGGGCGCCCGGTTCGCCTGCCCGATCGTCGTCGAGAACGACTGCAAAATGGCCGCCCTCGCCGAACGCTGGAAGGGCGCGGCCAGCGACGCCGACGACATCGTCTACCTGCTCGCCGGCATGCGCAACGGCGCCGGTCTGATCATCGACGGGGTGCTGCGCCGCGGCTACGGCGGCGCGGCCGGCGAGATCGGCGCCCTCAAGAACGTCCGCTGGCTCAACGCGCCCGAACACCTGCAGAAGTGCCCCGGCGTCCCGGACACGGTCTCCCCCGACGACGCCGCGGCGTGGGTCTTCAACGCCGCCCGGGAGGGACACAAGGCCGCACGGACCGCGGTCAACCGGTACGTGAAGGACCTGGCCATCGGCGCGGCCGCCCTGGTGCTCACCCTGGACCCCCAGGTCGTGATCTTCGGCGGCGGCTTCTCCCGCTCCGCGGACCTGGTCCTGGACCCGCTGCGCCGCGAACTGGAACGCCTGTGCCTGCGCATGCCCGAGGTGCGCGCCTCCACCCTGGGCGCCGACTCGGTCGCCCTGGGCGCCCTCAAGCTCTCCCTGAACGACGTCGAACAGCGCCTGTTCAGCGCAAACCTGTCCGCGCCGGTCGCACCCCGCCGTTAA
- a CDS encoding pyridoxamine 5'-phosphate oxidase family protein, which yields MKVHERIDGRLRSFIEAQPMFFVATAPTGPGGHVNVSPKGMTGTFAVLGDHRVAYLDYHGSGAETTAHLDENGRITLMFCAFQGPPNIVRLHGHGRAVPVTAAEYPSLLALFPSAPDTHGVRSIIDVAVERVSDSCGYAVPLMSYEGDRDLLVRSHSRRTDADLAEYRRVKNATSIDGRPIFAEQS from the coding sequence ATGAAGGTGCATGAACGAATCGACGGCCGCCTGCGCTCCTTCATCGAAGCGCAGCCGATGTTCTTCGTGGCCACCGCGCCAACCGGCCCCGGCGGCCACGTCAACGTCTCCCCCAAGGGCATGACCGGCACGTTCGCCGTGCTCGGCGACCACCGGGTCGCCTACCTGGACTACCACGGCAGCGGCGCCGAGACGACCGCCCACCTGGACGAGAACGGCCGCATCACCCTGATGTTCTGCGCTTTCCAGGGCCCGCCCAACATCGTCCGCCTCCACGGCCACGGCCGGGCAGTCCCGGTCACCGCCGCGGAGTATCCCTCCCTGCTGGCTCTGTTCCCATCTGCGCCGGACACCCACGGCGTCCGCTCGATCATCGACGTCGCGGTCGAGCGTGTCAGCGACTCCTGCGGCTACGCCGTCCCCCTGATGTCCTACGAGGGCGACCGCGATCTGCTGGTCCGCTCCCACTCCCGCCGCACCGACGCGGACCTCGCGGAGTACCGCCGGGTGAAGAACGCCACCAGCATCGACGGCCGCCCGATCTTCGCCGAGCAGAGCTGA
- a CDS encoding DUF4760 domain-containing protein: MEIGALMNATAVTVSIMALAASISIGIRQVGMAREQVLAAKKMNNTHVAVELLTQECRSEHFLDSEEFVLRRLRAAHGPEAGVDGLPVDARKHITRIGLYYSSLGMMSAMGAVDHALLISSTHYRVRRCWAILEPYILQERKIRKSTYMAYFEHLATVAAESDLPALHRGLGLKSITSKSAELAAEFRDADAERAQLATPMIRSSES, encoded by the coding sequence GTGGAAATCGGTGCCCTGATGAACGCAACCGCGGTTACGGTGTCGATCATGGCGCTGGCCGCATCGATCTCCATCGGGATCAGGCAGGTCGGAATGGCGCGTGAGCAGGTGCTGGCGGCGAAGAAGATGAACAACACCCACGTCGCTGTCGAGCTCTTGACCCAGGAGTGCCGTAGCGAGCATTTTCTGGACAGCGAGGAATTCGTTCTTCGGCGACTCCGGGCAGCCCATGGGCCGGAGGCCGGTGTTGACGGGCTCCCGGTGGACGCACGGAAGCACATCACACGGATAGGGCTGTACTACTCCAGCCTGGGAATGATGTCCGCGATGGGTGCGGTGGACCATGCCCTGCTCATCAGCTCGACCCACTATCGCGTACGCCGGTGCTGGGCGATTCTCGAGCCGTACATCCTGCAGGAACGAAAGATCAGAAAATCGACTTACATGGCTTACTTCGAGCACCTGGCCACCGTGGCGGCCGAATCCGACCTACCGGCTTTGCATCGCGGTCTGGGCTTGAAAAGCATCACCTCTAAATCAGCCGAACTCGCGGCGGAGTTCCGTGACGCCGACGCGGAGAGGGCGCAGCTGGCGACGCCGATGATCAGGTCCTCAGAGTCGTAG
- the bla gene encoding class A beta-lactamase, translating to MHSVSRRRLLSLATLLPLAACASSPPASSPGLPPASSPGLPATPSPSPPAGEAAPTRHDRLVALESKYEARLGVFAVDTGSGATIAHRADERFAFCSTFKALAAAAVLARNPITHLDSRVTYTRDDLMAHAPVTERNVRRGMTIRQLCDAAIRYSDGTAGNLLIRDLGGPAELTAFLRSLGDSVTRMDRLEPDITTAVPGDPRDTTSPRAIATSYRAVLLGDALSADNRAFLTDLLERNTTGDNRIRAGVPRGWRVADKTGTGSYGTLNDVAIVEPPGAAPIVLGIMSSKPTRNAGRNEKLLADAAAYVADTLR from the coding sequence GTGCATTCCGTCAGCCGCCGTCGCCTTCTCAGCCTGGCAACCCTGCTTCCGTTGGCCGCGTGCGCCTCCTCGCCACCGGCCTCTTCGCCCGGCCTGCCACCGGCCTCTTCGCCCGGCCTGCCGGCCACCCCGTCGCCCAGCCCGCCGGCCGGCGAGGCGGCGCCGACCAGGCATGATCGTCTCGTCGCGCTGGAGTCCAAGTACGAGGCCCGTCTCGGCGTGTTCGCCGTCGACACCGGCAGCGGCGCCACCATCGCCCACCGCGCCGACGAGCGGTTCGCGTTCTGCTCGACCTTCAAAGCCCTGGCCGCAGCCGCCGTCCTCGCCCGGAACCCGATCACCCACCTGGATTCCCGCGTCACCTACACCCGAGACGACCTGATGGCGCACGCCCCGGTCACCGAGCGCAACGTCCGCCGCGGCATGACCATCCGCCAACTCTGTGACGCCGCGATCCGCTACAGCGACGGCACCGCCGGCAATCTGCTGATCCGCGACCTCGGCGGCCCGGCCGAGCTGACCGCTTTCCTCCGCAGCCTCGGCGACTCGGTCACCCGGATGGACCGCCTCGAGCCGGACATCACCACCGCCGTGCCGGGCGATCCCCGAGACACCACCTCGCCGCGGGCCATCGCCACCTCCTACCGAGCGGTGCTGTTGGGCGACGCCCTCTCCGCGGACAACCGGGCCTTCTTGACCGACCTGCTGGAACGCAACACCACGGGCGACAACCGCATCCGCGCCGGCGTACCCCGAGGCTGGCGCGTGGCCGACAAGACCGGAACCGGCTCCTATGGCACCCTCAACGACGTCGCCATCGTCGAGCCACCCGGCGCGGCCCCCATCGTCCTGGGCATCATGTCGAGCAAACCGACCAGGAACGCCGGCCGCAACGAGAAGCTGCTCGCCGACGCTGCCGCTTACGTTGCGGACACGCTCCGTTGA
- a CDS encoding carbohydrate ABC transporter permease, translating to MAVLTRTRLETPSVSTPPPSPRPALLSHLFLTFWALITTLPLVWAVLSSFKSDEEILTSPWSLPSSLRWENWARAWSEAHIGRYFLNSAIVVTGALTLTMLLGAMAAYILARYPFRGSRIIYYAFVGGMMFPVFLALVPLFFVVRNLGLLGTLPGLTLVYAAYSLPFTVFFLTAFFRTLPTTVAEAAMVDGCGHYRLFFQVMLPMARPGLVSVGIFNFLFQWNQYVLPIVLMQGEGAEKKWVLAQGLTALAVNEGYRGDFSGLFAGMTIAMLPVIAGYLLFHRQVQSGLAAGQLR from the coding sequence ATGGCCGTTCTCACCCGGACGCGTTTGGAGACGCCGTCCGTGTCGACGCCGCCCCCGTCCCCGCGGCCCGCGTTACTTTCGCACCTCTTCTTGACGTTTTGGGCGCTTATCACCACCCTGCCGTTGGTGTGGGCGGTGCTCAGCTCCTTCAAGAGCGACGAGGAGATCCTGACCTCCCCATGGAGCCTGCCGTCCTCGCTGCGCTGGGAGAACTGGGCCCGCGCCTGGAGCGAAGCCCACATCGGCCGCTACTTCTTGAACAGCGCCATCGTCGTCACCGGCGCCCTGACCCTGACCATGCTGCTCGGCGCGATGGCCGCGTACATCCTCGCCCGCTACCCGTTCCGTGGCAGCCGGATCATCTACTACGCCTTCGTCGGCGGCATGATGTTCCCGGTCTTCCTGGCCCTGGTGCCGTTGTTCTTCGTGGTCCGCAACCTGGGCCTGCTCGGCACCCTGCCCGGCCTCACCCTGGTGTACGCCGCCTACTCACTGCCGTTCACCGTCTTCTTCCTCACGGCCTTCTTCCGAACCCTGCCCACCACGGTCGCCGAGGCCGCGATGGTCGACGGCTGCGGCCACTACCGCCTCTTCTTCCAGGTCATGCTGCCGATGGCCCGCCCCGGCCTGGTCAGCGTGGGCATCTTCAACTTCCTGTTCCAGTGGAACCAGTACGTCCTGCCGATCGTCCTGATGCAGGGCGAAGGCGCGGAGAAGAAGTGGGTCCTGGCCCAGGGCCTGACCGCGCTGGCCGTGAACGAGGGCTACCGCGGCGACTTCAGCGGCCTGTTCGCCGGCATGACCATCGCGATGCTCCCGGTGATCGCCGGCTACCTGCTGTTCCACCGCCAGGTCCAGAGCGGCCTGGCCGCCGGCCAGCTCCGCTGA
- a CDS encoding carbohydrate ABC transporter permease — translation MWGKRLFIAVFLIPPLLLYGLFVVSPYAQAFQISGTDWSGLSPSYEFIGLENFRRLLGDGYFWNALRHNGLLLLLLPVVTILLGLFFASMISVGGRADRVGVHGVRGSGFYRVVYFFPQVLSVAIIGVLWKEMYAPHTGMINGFLRAVGLDGLAMAWLGDPRFSFWCVLVVLIWMNVGFYVVLFSAAMQSIPRDLYEAALLDGASRVTTLVRITVPLVWDTIQVAWVYLAIIAIDGFAVVQIITDGGPSSSSDVVGLRLYKTAFADGQFGYASAIGVAMFFLTLTVAVMFLRVTRRDRVEL, via the coding sequence GTGTGGGGCAAGCGGCTGTTCATCGCCGTCTTCCTGATCCCGCCGCTGCTGCTCTACGGTCTGTTCGTCGTCTCACCGTACGCGCAGGCGTTCCAGATCTCCGGCACCGACTGGAGCGGGCTGTCGCCGTCCTACGAGTTCATCGGCCTGGAGAACTTCCGGCGGCTGCTCGGCGACGGCTACTTCTGGAACGCGCTGCGCCACAACGGGCTCCTGCTCCTGCTGCTGCCGGTCGTGACGATCCTGCTCGGGCTCTTCTTCGCCTCGATGATCAGCGTCGGTGGCCGGGCCGACCGGGTCGGCGTGCACGGCGTACGCGGCTCGGGCTTCTACCGCGTCGTCTACTTCTTCCCGCAGGTGCTGTCGGTGGCGATCATCGGCGTGCTCTGGAAGGAGATGTACGCCCCGCACACCGGCATGATCAACGGCTTTCTCCGGGCGGTCGGCCTGGACGGGCTGGCGATGGCCTGGCTGGGTGACCCGCGGTTCTCGTTCTGGTGCGTGCTGGTCGTGCTGATCTGGATGAATGTGGGCTTCTACGTGGTCCTGTTCAGCGCGGCCATGCAGTCCATCCCGCGTGATCTGTACGAGGCCGCGCTGCTCGACGGGGCGAGCCGGGTCACCACGCTGGTCCGGATCACCGTGCCGCTGGTCTGGGACACCATCCAGGTGGCCTGGGTCTATCTGGCGATCATCGCGATCGACGGGTTTGCGGTCGTGCAGATCATCACGGACGGCGGGCCGAGCTCGTCGTCGGACGTGGTCGGGCTGCGGCTGTACAAGACCGCGTTCGCCGACGGGCAGTTCGGGTACGCCTCGGCGATCGGGGTGGCGATGTTCTTCCTGACTCTCACCGTGGCAGTCATGTTCCTGCGGGTGACCCGGCGTGACCGGGTGGAGTTGTGA
- the ngcE gene encoding N-acetylglucosamine/diacetylchitobiose ABC transporter substrate-binding protein, translating to MGYRISRRGLLHGAAGAAAIGALGGCAMGGDDSTDDAKGETSANNPLGVKEDAPLEVVIFNGGFGEEYAKAHEAMYQQRYPKAQIKHSATQQIAETLQPRFVAGDPPDVVNNSGASQIDFNGLVSQGALADLGELLDSPSRDDPNKKVRDTLLPGIVDVGSYDGKFLSLNYAYSAYGIWYSQKLFESRGWEYPKTWDDMIALCKTIKAAGIAPWTYPGKHSRYMSWPIVAAAGKMGGLDVLKALDNLEPNAWKHESVRAAAEAYYQLAVDGYLQPGAAGMDHIQAQTEWCRGKAAFLSCGSWLENEQKAVTPADFRMAIAPTPSLTTSDKMPFEAFRGTGSEPFIVPAKGKNVRGGLEYLRVMLSQQGASDFTRKVSSLTAVQGSSNGIELGPGLTSVTKMIEASNGGAFTWLYNSYYRKLERERIDAACAELFAKRINAAQWCDQVQKSADEFAQDPAIKKYKRA from the coding sequence ATGGGATACCGGATCAGTCGGCGCGGTCTTCTGCACGGCGCGGCGGGGGCCGCTGCCATCGGCGCGCTGGGCGGCTGCGCCATGGGCGGCGACGACTCCACCGACGACGCCAAGGGCGAGACCAGCGCGAACAACCCCCTCGGGGTCAAGGAGGACGCACCGCTCGAGGTGGTCATCTTCAACGGCGGATTCGGTGAGGAGTACGCCAAGGCGCACGAAGCGATGTACCAGCAGCGCTACCCGAAGGCGCAGATCAAGCACTCGGCCACCCAGCAGATCGCCGAGACGCTGCAGCCGCGGTTCGTCGCCGGTGACCCGCCGGACGTGGTGAACAACTCCGGCGCCAGCCAGATCGACTTCAACGGGCTGGTGTCCCAGGGCGCACTCGCCGACCTGGGTGAGCTGCTTGACTCGCCCAGCCGCGACGACCCGAACAAGAAGGTCCGTGACACCCTGCTGCCCGGCATCGTCGACGTCGGCTCGTACGACGGCAAGTTCCTGTCGCTGAACTACGCGTACTCGGCGTACGGCATCTGGTATTCACAGAAGCTCTTCGAATCGCGCGGCTGGGAGTACCCGAAGACCTGGGACGACATGATCGCCCTCTGCAAGACGATCAAGGCGGCCGGGATCGCGCCGTGGACGTACCCGGGCAAGCACTCCCGCTACATGAGCTGGCCGATCGTCGCCGCCGCCGGCAAGATGGGCGGCCTCGACGTGCTCAAGGCCCTCGACAACCTCGAGCCGAACGCCTGGAAACACGAGTCGGTGCGCGCCGCCGCCGAGGCCTACTACCAGCTCGCCGTCGACGGCTACCTGCAGCCGGGCGCTGCCGGCATGGACCACATCCAGGCGCAGACCGAGTGGTGCCGGGGCAAGGCGGCGTTCCTCTCCTGCGGCTCGTGGCTGGAGAACGAGCAGAAAGCTGTCACCCCGGCGGACTTCCGGATGGCCATCGCACCCACGCCCAGCCTCACCACCAGCGACAAGATGCCGTTCGAGGCGTTCCGCGGCACCGGCAGCGAGCCGTTCATCGTGCCGGCCAAGGGCAAGAACGTGCGCGGTGGCCTGGAATACCTGCGGGTCATGCTCTCGCAGCAGGGCGCCTCCGACTTCACCCGCAAGGTCAGCAGCCTCACCGCGGTGCAGGGCTCCAGCAACGGCATCGAGCTCGGCCCCGGTCTCACCTCCGTGACGAAGATGATCGAGGCGTCCAACGGTGGCGCGTTCACCTGGCTGTACAACTCGTACTACCGCAAGCTCGAACGGGAACGGATCGACGCGGCCTGTGCCGAACTGTTCGCCAAACGGATCAACGCCGCCCAGTGGTGCGACCAGGTGCAGAAGTCGGCCGACGAGTTCGCCCAGGATCCCGCGATCAAGAAGTACAAGCGGGCCTGA
- a CDS encoding serine hydrolase domain-containing protein, producing the protein MIRLRVLLTLGVVAVLAVGSPATAAPVQAPTVTPADIGFRRDVLRIGTAQRAGLRPEQIAALPGIAAAYLQPTPDHPNYPTYAGATVLAAHHGIVVSRFAVGDAVRYTAGAGGIVELPTDQRIAARTDTLWDLASISKLFTTIVVLQQAEAGRIDLDAPVASSVPEFAAGGKAGVTVRHLLTHTSGLPAFAPFYSRYPTPEQRFAAALATPVNAGTTPGRQYVYSDIGLIALGVLVERVTGKPLADAVRDGVTGPLRMRDTGYNPGPELRERIAATEYQPYVGRGVVRSEVHDENAWSLGGVAGHAGIFSTAGDLAILCQMLLNGGVYRGRRILSESMVRQALVNYNADLLPQYPAAARGLGFELGKYSYMDGMASPVTFGHTGFTGTSIVIDPLDQSFLVLLSNRVHPDRAWGSNDVARRALARTLAAAHPVHVLPGGDPWRTERRDSATLTLTAPLRRAAGAQAQASFFFWYDTEPRFDTVALESSADGATWTPVPMTLRSGRQSFTSDGTLSGFGGRRWWRVTAGVPAGATGLRVTYRTDAAMQGRGVLIDRLRVTEPGAILVDGRSIAADGWHQSENA; encoded by the coding sequence ATGATCAGACTTCGGGTACTGCTCACGCTCGGCGTGGTCGCCGTTCTGGCCGTCGGCTCGCCCGCGACCGCCGCGCCCGTGCAGGCGCCGACCGTCACCCCGGCCGACATCGGCTTCCGGCGCGACGTGCTGCGCATCGGCACTGCTCAGCGGGCCGGGCTGCGGCCGGAACAGATCGCGGCGCTGCCCGGCATCGCCGCGGCCTACCTGCAGCCGACGCCCGATCACCCCAACTACCCGACGTACGCGGGAGCGACCGTGCTCGCTGCGCACCACGGGATCGTGGTCTCCCGGTTCGCGGTCGGCGACGCGGTCCGCTACACCGCCGGCGCCGGCGGCATCGTCGAACTTCCGACAGATCAACGGATCGCGGCCCGCACCGACACGCTGTGGGACCTCGCCTCGATCTCCAAGCTGTTCACCACGATCGTGGTGCTCCAGCAGGCCGAGGCGGGGCGGATCGACCTGGACGCGCCGGTCGCGAGCTCGGTCCCGGAGTTCGCGGCCGGCGGCAAAGCGGGGGTCACCGTCCGGCACCTGCTCACGCACACGTCCGGGCTGCCGGCCTTCGCACCTTTCTACTCGCGGTATCCGACGCCCGAGCAGCGCTTCGCTGCGGCGCTCGCCACGCCGGTGAACGCCGGTACGACGCCCGGCAGGCAGTACGTCTACTCCGACATCGGGCTGATCGCGCTCGGCGTGCTGGTCGAGCGGGTCACCGGCAAACCGCTCGCCGACGCCGTTCGGGACGGGGTGACCGGGCCGCTGCGGATGCGCGACACCGGCTACAACCCCGGCCCTGAGCTGCGTGAACGCATCGCCGCCACGGAGTATCAGCCGTATGTGGGTCGTGGCGTGGTCCGGAGCGAGGTGCACGACGAGAACGCCTGGTCGCTCGGCGGCGTGGCCGGGCACGCCGGGATCTTCTCCACCGCCGGAGACCTCGCGATCCTCTGCCAGATGCTGCTCAACGGCGGCGTCTACCGCGGCCGGCGGATCCTGTCCGAGTCGATGGTCCGGCAGGCCCTGGTCAACTACAACGCCGACCTGCTGCCGCAGTACCCGGCCGCCGCCCGCGGGCTCGGCTTCGAGCTCGGCAAGTACTCGTACATGGACGGCATGGCCTCGCCGGTCACCTTCGGGCACACCGGGTTCACCGGGACGTCGATCGTCATCGACCCGCTCGACCAGTCGTTCCTCGTGCTGCTCAGCAACCGCGTGCATCCCGACCGGGCGTGGGGGAGCAATGACGTGGCCCGGCGTGCTCTGGCGCGTACCCTCGCTGCTGCCCACCCGGTCCACGTACTTCCCGGCGGCGATCCCTGGCGCACCGAGCGGCGCGACAGCGCCACCCTGACCTTGACCGCGCCGCTGCGGCGCGCGGCAGGCGCGCAGGCGCAGGCTTCCTTCTTCTTCTGGTACGACACCGAGCCGCGTTTCGACACGGTGGCGCTCGAGTCGTCGGCCGACGGTGCGACGTGGACGCCCGTGCCGATGACCCTGCGGTCCGGCCGGCAGTCGTTCACCAGCGACGGCACGCTCAGCGGCTTCGGCGGCCGGCGCTGGTGGCGGGTCACCGCCGGCGTGCCCGCCGGCGCCACCGGGCTGCGCGTCACCTACCGCACCGACGCCGCCATGCAGGGGCGCGGCGTCCTGATCGACCGGCTCCGGGTGACCGAACCCGGCGCGATTCTCGTCGACGGCAGGTCGATCGCCGCCGACGGCTGGCACCAATCCGAGAACGCATAG